AGATTAAAATATTTAATTAACGATTGGGGCCTAGATAAATTCCGTGCCCAAGTTGAAGAATATTTTGGGAAATCAGTCGAAGCCTTCAAACCACTGCCAGAGTTTAAATATTACGACTTCCTCGGCTGGAATGAACAAGGTGATGGCAAGCTATTCTTAGGAATTTCCATTGACAATGGTCGAATCAAAGATGAAGGTTCGTTTCAACTGAAAACCGCTTTGCGGGAAATTGTCGAGCAGTTCAACTTACACATCCGTCTGACAGCCAACCATAACCTGATTTTTTACGATATCGAACCAGATAGCAAGCAAGCTATTCAAGACATTCTCAGCCGTCACGGTATCGTAGACGACCCTAGTAAAATAGAACCTTTAGTACGGTATGCAATGGCTTGTCCGGCTTTGCCCACTTGCGGCTTGGCAATCACAGAATCAGAACGAGCAATACCGGGTATTTTGGAAAGAGTTCGCGCCCTTTTAGATAAAGTTGGTTTGCAAAATGAACATTTTGTGGTAAGGATGACAGGATGCCCTAACGGTTGCGCTCGTCCCTACCTAGCAGAATTGGGCTTTGTCGGTAGCGCTCCAGAATCTTACCAATTATGGTTAGGAGGTTCGCCAAATCAGACTCGACTGGCACAACCTTATACAGAGAAGCTGCACCACAATGACTTAGAAATCTTCTTAGAGCCAATTTTTGTTTACTTTAAGAAATCTCGGAAATCGAAGGAAAAATTCGGTGATTTTTGCGATCGCGTTGGTTTTGATGCCATCCGCGAGTTTGCTGCTAGCTACGATCCTAACACCGCTAATGGTGCAAACAAATCACGTCACCGGGTCAATTTGAAAGAAGAAGTTTATAGCAAGTTGAAGGAAGTAGCAGAAAGCCAAGGGAAGCCGATGACTCAGTTAGTGACTGAAGCGCTAGAAGCCTACTTCCAGAATCTTTCGTAAGCTGAAAAATTGAAGATAATGAAATTAAAGAGAGACACAGATAAATCCATCTGTGTCTTTCTCGCGTAAATCCTAATACAGCTGGTAACACATCCGCAGGAAGACTGAAGTATGGTAACAACAGCAAAATTCGCAGAAACTAGGGATGTGCTGCAAAACATCAGCTGGCAGACATTCAAAGCTATGCTGGCAGATATGGGATCTGAGCGAAATAAAAGGCTAGCTTATGACAACGGAATAGTAGAAATTATGACTCCGCTAATGCCGCACGAGAATTCAAACCGTCTCATCGAAGGTTTTGTTCTTGTGTTGTGTGAAGAATTTGGTTTAGAAGTTAAAAGCGCTGGCTCATTGACTATGATGCGGGATGACTTGGAGCAAGGAGGCGAGCCGGACAGTAGTTACTATATCCAAAATGAATTCTTAGTCCGCAACAAAGAAAATATTGACCTGAATACAGACCCACCACCAGATATAGTACTGGAAGTGGAATATTCCAGACCCAAGATAGACAAGTTAAGCCTTTATGCTTCAATGGGAGTCCCAGAATTCTGGCGGTATAACGGAAATGTCTTGAGGATCTACACCCTTAACAGTGGACAATACTCGCAAAGCGATCGCAGTCCAACTTTTGCGCCTGTTTTGGTGACGGAGATTCCCCAATTTATCCAAGAAAGCAAGAAAGTTGGACAAATAGCAGCAACTCGTGCTTTCCGTACCTGGGTTAGACAACAGATATCTACAGCAAGGCAATAATTCATTAAGAAAAATGTCTCAACTGCAAAGAATTGCGATCGCACCCTCCCAATTTCAACAAGGGCAAATTTTACTCACCAAAGAACAACAACATTATTTGGGGCGTGTGTTGCGCTTGCGTGAAGGCGATCGCTTTATTGCAATGGATGGTAAAGGAAAATGGTG
The Nostoc punctiforme PCC 73102 genome window above contains:
- a CDS encoding Uma2 family endonuclease, producing the protein MVTTAKFAETRDVLQNISWQTFKAMLADMGSERNKRLAYDNGIVEIMTPLMPHENSNRLIEGFVLVLCEEFGLEVKSAGSLTMMRDDLEQGGEPDSSYYIQNEFLVRNKENIDLNTDPPPDIVLEVEYSRPKIDKLSLYASMGVPEFWRYNGNVLRIYTLNSGQYSQSDRSPTFAPVLVTEIPQFIQESKKVGQIAATRAFRTWVRQQISTARQ